The Porites lutea chromosome 7, jaPorLute2.1, whole genome shotgun sequence genome includes the window CAATACCAAGGGTACATAGCCATAACCATGGCCGTTGCCTCCACACAAACGCTGACCATCATGGCAGTGAACAGGTACTTCCGAATTGTGAATCAACGTAAGTACCGTCGCTTTTtcactaagaaaaaaactacGATCATAATCATAGTATCTTGGCTCTATTCCCTGTTTACTCCTTTGCCTTACGTACTCAGCGGGCATAAAATGATCTTTCATCCATCCAAGTTTTTCTGCTACCTTCAAGTCAATAGTGGGCCATTCACGGCGTTCTTGGTGACTGTCAACGTGGGTATTCCATCCAATGTCATCTTTTATTGCTACCTAAAAATCTTTAAATCTGTTGGCAACCACAGCAATAATTTTCAGTCAAGTAGACATGGAACCAGCAGGGCTGTAAAAGTGAAAGATATCAAGATTGCTCGCACGCTATTTGCGATAGTAATATTCTTTACTCTGTGTTGGACCCCTGTTTTGTTGATAGACGTCGTGGACACAATAAGAGGACGTTGGAGCTTTCCTCGCGAGGCCTACTTAGCATACAGCTTTTTGATCACAATAAGCAGTGCTCTGAATCCGGTCATATACGGTGTAATGAATAAGAACTTTCAGAAGGAATATCTCAAGATTTTACGCTGCAGCCACTGCCGTACACAAGTGGCCGTAGAACCTTTCTTAGTGGAGGGAAGATCTAGAACAACAACATTCAGTGAAAATTCCCTAAGAGTtcgcaaaaaggaaaatttgaacgAAGAAAGAATGTAAAATTACTATAAATTGTAATGTCATACCATCATGGAAATGCTGGTTAGATATGAAGCAATTAAGATATTGTATTTTGCGCACTTTTAACATAATTAGTGGGCTTATAAACGACATTAGAATTTCAACCGCTACAGAACACAATTTCTTCTGACCAAAGTGAACACTTTTTCCCTCGGCtcagaaatttcatttgtatgacgtcacactttagtactctattcaggactacacttGCCCCGACAATCATGCTCAACCTTCGCtgtgttcaaacctttcactgtTTTGCATATTATGTTAGTcactttttgctaattaaaaaataaagcaagagATCAAAGGATTACAATACTAAACTAAACATTTTTATCCTTTTGGGTAAAGGTGatcaacaataaaaacattaattttaagtttttaagtTATTTTCACCATCAAcaaatggataaaaaaaatagttaaaatagCCACTAAACTAATCGTGGttaaaaacagaagaaatagaATTTTACAGGTTTTATTCGATACAACTTACATGGCTTTATTTACACATGAGGCTTTCAATAAAACTTCTGGTCGCCTGGAAAAAACACagtatttttttgacttttcattATGCACCTCAGAATTGTACATATAAATTACAAGGAAGAAGAATTATTTTGTTCTGCAGAATTACTGCTAAAACGTCTGAATCTGTGTTCGCTTACATTCTTTGTCTCATAGTCATGGCCTCTtttgtctttactcttatcttcttcttcttttgatgCTTCAGTGTCAAGCGATCTGTCACTGCCTTGGTCACGGTCGCAGGCCTTATCTTGCGTACGGCCACGATCACTTCTTCTATCTCTGTCACGTTCACTGTGGTCGTCACGATATTTGTAACGATCCTTATCACGTGGTTTATCATCGCGAATCTTCCTTGTCTGATTGCGTTCTCGATTCTTTTCCTTCGTCTTGACATCTTTgcttttatctttttctaagaataataattaacgaaaaagcaaaaattgaaACGACAGCATATTGCAGTTGGAAAACAGTCTTGTGTAGACTTGGTTTTTTGGGGTAGTAAATTATCTTTTTGTTCAGTTGTATTCACACGAGGAAGGGTGATGTATTTtcatagcaaaacaaaattaaaaacagagaGTAATCGTAGCTAGTCCCGACACTATCGTTTTAACACGCCTTCCGTGTATCACGTATCAGAGGATTTCCAAACGTAAAGTCGTAGGGACTTTAATTTTCCCCCACGTAAAAGTACGGcttaagaggtttcatttgattaGTATCATCATAGAAGTGTTTCCACAAacacaaaagttagaactacatacaaaATAAATAGTAACATgcgaaagtactgctgaagaagtttcacttgaatggtaacatcataggCGTTTAACCACAGACTCAGAATTAAAGTTAAACACACCATCCCAGACCTTATTACTCAATCTGAGACTGAACGGCTAAAGAACGTACCCGATGCAATAGTGTCCCTTGTTGATCGTGGGTCAGCTCCCAAATGACCTTTTCTTGGCGGCTGGTACAGTGCACGATCGGGACGATCCTAAAACCGACAAAAGACAGAAACAGTATATGTAATCAATTGGTGACAAGTGCAATTTTGGAAACAATAGAGAGGTTTaaaatcacgtttacggcaaacgtaaaattgtaccacgtgaccaacttTTCCCTTTGATTTATACTTGGTGTTtgctatttattatttctacatGGGAATTAGTTGTTTCTGGTTATGTTGATCGATCAGATAtattttgaacagtttttaaCGGTTTATTTCCTAAATTTGGAAAGTTCTCAACCTGCATCTCACCTTTTCCCCTAGCCTTTTGCCGTGAACGTGACCCTAAATCTCTCCAATTCACCCGCGTTTTCTccaaattgtaataattatatataGCGGATATTACCTGCCCGCACGTGGCTACGagttttatcttctcgtgttcaacTCGATATCTCACGAGTGctagataaaattcgtatccacaagcgggcatgtaatattctgtttattatacaGACACCGATGGCGAGATGCTGTGATGCTCTTTTCCTATGGGCTGAGACCGAATCGAAGTAGCCATCACAAccgtgatatcttcacatgtgaaggaTAAAAATTGTATCTTCACCGGATACCAAATTTTCGTGActgaaaaatcctggtatttcatcggtGTCTATGTAATGAAAAGTTTTAGATTCTCctttcagattaactgtctggatACATGAAAGGTCCAAGTACTTTGAACTATGGACTCGTTGTTTTTtaaactgggactcattggttctggacaGGGACTCATACTTCACAGGAATCACCATAACTATTTCTAACAAAATCACTAACCTTATTACGCACTCGTTGTACTCGTTGATAGTgactattttccttttcatcctTTCCACTTTCCTTAGAAGATTCTCCTACTTGTGGTTTCTTTTCGCCAGTACCAGTAACCGAGGACGTGAtctccttttccttcttttctttctcctttccgGCAAAATTTGCTGTTGATCGTGGTTCAGCTTCCAAATGACCTTTTCTTGGCGGCTGGTACAGTGCTCGATCAGGACGATCCTAAAGGCCACCAAAGACAGAAATAGTATATGTAATCAATTGGCGACGAGTGAAATTTTGGGAATAATAAGGAGGTTTAAAATCACGTGACGTGTCACTGCCCTGGTTTAGGTAGTGTTTCTCCATGATTGGCTGAACTAAATTTCCCACGCGACAAGACCAGTCAGAAACACCGCCCAAATCTGAGTAGTGACACGCCATAGGTATATAATTCCTGTGCTCGTTTCGCAGACGTCAGTTCTTGGTAAAACAACGTGCCGacatgtcggctgttttcttagtcCAGACAAATTGCAAGTGCGACTAGTGATCTTCATTCGAGTGTTGAACATTTAACTTGTGATTCCGTATTAGCACTACTTGAGCCCTACAATTAGGTTTTGCAGCCTTGTGGAAAGATGTGATTTAGAAAAGTGGGCaccctgtgagcagagtctcctttCGTTAGTTCTCCATTGATAGAGGAGGAGAAATGGAGTACGCAAAAATCTAGAGCGCAAGGGTAGGACTGCTCCGGCAGAGTTGAGGGTtgggcaaagaaaaagaaaaaaaaataaacaaaaaacacagcAGCCAACGTTTATATACCTTCAGTGATTGTTACCTCTGGTATGCGACCCACAAAAATCGATTGATCTATCTAAATGTACATTTTATTTAGCTTCTGTTGTGATTTAAAAAAGGAAGGGCTATATGTTAATTTAAGTAAACTGTAATatgtagaggatattacatgccCGCAcgtggatacgaattttatcttctcgtgttcaacTCGATATCTCACGAGTGCTAGATAAAATTCATATCCACAAGCGGGCAtgtaatattctgtttattatatagacgCCGATGGCGAGATGCTGTGATGCACTTTTCCTATGGGCTGAGACTGAcgtaaccatgacaaccgtgatatcttcacatgtgaaagataaaaattgtGTCTTCACCGGATACCAAATTTTCGTGActgaaaaaatcctggtatttgatcggtgtctatataataaaacgTTTTAGATTCTGCTTTCAGATTATTTGTCTGGATACAGGAAAGATCCAAGCAATTTGAACTTTGGACTCGTTTTTTAAACTGAGACTCATTGGTTCACAGAAATCACCATAAATACAATGTATTtccaacaaaatcattaaccTTGTTACGCACTCGTTGTACCCGTTGATAGTgactattttccttttcatcctTTCCACTTTCCTTAGAAGATTCTCCTACTTGTGGTTTCTTTTCGCCAGTACCAGTAACCGAGGACGTGAtctccttttccttcttttctttctcctttccgGCAAAATTTGCTGTTGATCGTGGGTCAGCTCCCAAATGACCTTTTCTTGGCGGCTGGTACAGTGCACGATCAGGACGATCCTAAAAcccaacaaagacaaaaatagtATCTGTAATTAATTGGTGACGAGTGCAATTTTGGAAATAATAGAGAggtttaaaatcacttttacggcaaacgtgaaattgtaccacgtgaccaccTTTTCCCTTTGATTTATACTTGGTGTTtgctatttattatttctacaAGGGAATTAGTTGTTTCTGGTTAACAACATCACTAACCTTGTTACGCAGTCTTCGTTGATCACTACTTCTCTTCTCATCCTTTCCACTTTCCTTAGAAGATTCTCCTTCTTGTGATTTCTTTTCGCCAGTACCAGTAACCGAGGACGAGATCTCCTTTTCTCTCCTTTCATTCTCCTTTCCGGCAAAATTTGTTGGTGACCGTAAGTCAGCTTCCCAAGGACCTTGTTTTACTTCATAAACTTCTGCATCGGGACGATCCTAAAACCCATTAAAGATAGAAATATCATAGCTAATCAATTGGTGATGagtgaaattaggaaataatAGAGTGGTTTaaaatcacgtttacggcaaacgacaAACGTGAACTGATTGGGCAACTTGGCCAACTTTTCCCTTTCATTTATACTTACCGTTTGCTATTTGTTATTTCTACATGGCAATTAGATAGTTTCTGGTTGTATGTTCATCGATcagatttatttttcaacagtttttatcagccgagccgaaggccgatccttataacacttaccgagaccttgatcaTTCCGGATATCaaaaaaaccgaatctaatgaTTGTCTTattataaattgttttgaaaaaaataacgataAACATACCGTCGCATCACGAACCTGAATTGCATGATTCTGTCATTGGAAATGATACATTGCACGCAAAacttacagattagtcagttatctggtAGCAGATAACTAAGTAATCTGTAAGTTGCGCTGCGGTTCCAAaatagctgtaggctcttagccaatgataGAGAGTACAAcgtataataatatttatatccTATTTCATTACTGGTTAatgtttttgagaaaataaagcTTCAAACCGAAGGACCCTACTTTTTAAAGAAgttcgcgtctagtaaaaacattttgttattttttttactgaaatttgtgTTATCGGCACCAAAGAAAGAATAAATGATTTCTTGAATAAAAACCCACCATCAATTTCGCTCTGTTTTCGCTATTTGAAGCAGATAAAGAACTATTCCCTTCCGAAGTGCTGTTTTCTTCCAAGGACCGAGTAACTGTTGAAGGAGTTCCTAAAAGATTGAAGAGGATAAAAATTTTAGTGAAACAACAAAAAGAGCTAATCTGAATTTTTGGTAACAGTAACAAAACCCGCGAATTCAATAGTAAGAAACGGACGAGGACTCTTTTTTCAGTCTTCACGCGGTTCATTTTTTCGCTCGCCCCAGGTTCAGGACACCTAGACGTCGTCCCCAGAGCGATGTTGAAATAACTGAAAGCTTGTATCAAGTAAAACTGCGAATATTATTGTTGCATTCATTCCGCACACCGTTGAACACACTGATATTCGTTAATTTCCTTTCTGACAAGGAAAGTGATTACAGCGTGAGACAACCTCATTTCCATTTCAAGAGAcgcaaaagaaagaacaaaggtTGCGCTCGCTACTGATTTAAGTGCAGATTTTGTCTGTAAATGTCATGTGTTTTtgctacaaaaagaaatttgattaTTAATACTTAaaaccctaagagtgatcagcttgaaatttctccttataatatcaatgctttataagACAATGATCAAGGGATTTGACAACATGATCAGAGAAAGTGAATCGACTTGATATTTCTGAATCaacaaattctctccacttCTTCTACTGAAAATGTGATAGGGAGAACAGATGAGACTATGAAGTTAGACATTAGGGTTAAAAGACTCACCACCGTGATTGCGTCCCATGGTCATCGTTAGGAATTCTTTATTGCACCAAGTCAGGCCAGAAATCTCGATTGTGCCGTTTCCGATTACCATGACGCCATCCTTTTCCTGGCTGGTGACGTCAGAGATTTCACTCTCCTTTTCAGTCTCAGGATTTTCAGGCAGATCTGTCGCTCCTGAAGTGTCAATGACAGCAACGTTTTTAATCAATGTCACGCCATCGTTGCCGTTTTCAGCCTTTGCTGCACAACTATCCTTAACATCACCTTTCACACTGGAATCTTGCGCAGAGGTTTTTGTAGACACGCCAGATGTGTAACTTGCAGGACTTCGACTTTCCACGTTCCGTATAACGTGTTTTTCATTCTCACTCTTCCGGGTCATCATTGTAGTTTCAGCTCCTGATGTCTTGCATGCACGAAGAAAAACTTCACCTTCGTCTCGAATAGTCAACATTACATCACCTGTCACTGCCAGAGGAGTTTTGCAAGAGAGTTGGGATGAGTTAACATTTTCTGTCTCCAAGGCAAGTATTCGGGTTGCTTCGTCAGAGGTGGAAGCAGGTAAACTGACGAGCGAAGATTGCTTGGGCGAGGCCGGATGAATCAAGAGACATGATTCCAGGAGTGCCTGTTTTTCCGCCGAGGGTAAAGAAGACTCTGGTTCGATGGTCAGTGGAATCGGAGGCTCAGATGGTAGCACATCGATAACTATTTCCAGTTCAACGGTTGGCGAGACTATTTGGTCGTCGTTGAGTTCAGTTTCTGCCTTTAGGGTTTTTCGCACTGGGCTACAGGTTCTGGAAACAGAGATGAGGCTTCCGGTTCTGCTGAAGTTATATCAAGTGAGGAAACGGACGTCAAAGATGATGAAGAAAACCACGAAAACGCATTAGATAAAGAAGAACAGGTAAAAGAGGTGTCCGGAGAGCTCAAGTCAGGTACATCAACAACCGCGTGGGAATCGGCTTGAGGAGCATCAACAACCACACAAACTGGACTGGATTCAGAGAGATCAACAATAGAACAAGCAGTATGTGCTTCAGAAGCTAGATTTGAGTCAGGAATATCGACGACCACGCAATTGTTTTCTCCAGGAGAAACTGCCATCAAAGGGGGAGTGTCTGTTACGGTCCATGGTGATTGGGCATCAAAGTGTGTGGCTGCCAGTTGGTAAGATGACGGATTTGGTTTGGGTTGATGACTATCAGAGTCCCTTGATGTCCGCGTCCCGCAGTTTATTTTCTCTTCCTGGCTAATCCGCTCGCTGGAGTTAGTCAGGTCACGGTGTTTTCTCCGTAAGCATCTTTTCTTACACGTTCTCCTGCAAGTGACATTAAAGAGCAAAAGTGCTATAATTGTGAACGGTGGTGAGGGGCAGGAGAGCAGCCGAAAGACTTCTAACAAACTGATTGAGTGGACAGTGAGACTAGAAAGAATCAAACATCCACCGATTTCTGTAAAGCAACATCTACCAAATCTGTTGGTGTACACGTTGCTTTGACGAGGCGCTTACACGGGCACCACATATAGAGAATTAATCAGCGCAATCGGAGCGGGAGACAATTTGTTCCTCCGTCGACCCTCGAAACACAGTGTACTCTCTCATCCGACCGTACCTTGACTATTACAGCGTTGTTTGGGAGGGGCTAGATTCAGAATTTTCTCTGAAGcttcaaaaactacaaaaccgCGCAGCTAGGATCATAACCTTTTCCAGTTATGATTCTATCTCAGCCCCCTACTCCAAGAGCTTGGATGGGACGAGCTCTCTATACGCAGAATTGAAGAAATGTTCAAGGAGTACAACAATATCGCACCTGAGAACCTATAacacaaagttttgaaaatgggGTCCACCTATAATTCAAGGAGCTTTTATTCTAGATTTCAACTGCCTCTTCccaaaaccaaaaaacgttttggCTATATGGGCGAATttcgtttggaaaaaaaattactcgtGAATTTGCGTGAATGCAAGTCTCAATGAACTTATTTAAATCTGAATTGGAACTGCTTGCTTCCCCAGCTTCTTTGATTCCTTACTATAATTTTAGACTAGATTATTTTATCAAGGGTTAATACCTAATAAAATATTCTAGTCATAAAAGCCGTCTAAAAAAGTATGTATCTATCAGAGTTTTGAGTTAATATTagttgtgaaaaagaaaaaaatatatagttttacatatatttttttctttttgacaacTAATACTAACTCAAAACTCTGATAGATGTATACTTTTTTAGACGGCTTTTATGTAAACCAGCTTTAACTGACAAAACTTCCGTGACTCAATATCTATAACTCGGAAATAACATCTTGTGGAGGAATTGGGGGAAAGGTATTACAAATCCTGCTGGAACATAAAAAGTACGTACGTCCTCGATATACAAGTTAGTTTATCGTAACGCAAACCTAGTAATAAATCCGCCAATGAAGACGTGTTAAACAAAACTACTAGCTACATgatttgctttcttgttttttgcgAGGCTTACCAATTTAAAGTCGGCTCTACCTTTATGTAAAcggaatgtaaaaaaaattagttataAGTTCATGGTGAATTTAAAAGCAATCACTAAACAGTGTCAACTATCATCAGTTCCTGTCTTAAAACATTCTTATTAAACATTGGCAGTTGGCATTGGTCGGCCACGACTAAGACAGTTTCATAAAGAACCTAAGATTACATCGATCACACAAACGAGGAAAGTCTCTTTCATTAGAAAATCAAAGCAACATACCACAAACAAGCCAGTCCAGCAAATATGAACAGGAACACCACTATACCAGCACCAACCAATGCAAAATTGACAGAAGATCTTGACTGTTCTTCTTCATCGTCTTCATCAGTAACAGGCTCCTCCCTATCATCGTCAATTTGCTGAGGTGCgactcttttctttctcttcttgtaacgtttttttttttcgttttgatccCCAGTCCTGAGATGGTACGCAGTCCAACGGAGGCCTGAGGATGGCATCTCGTAATGCGCGCCTGGTTTGTGCTGATGCGCCTTAGAGTTGGTGCCACCTTGTGTTGGGCGGTCGTGCTCTGTTATTCGGGGTTTAGGAATATCTTGCGCATGCTCTGAATGATCGTGGTTTGTATCGCTTTTGTCTTTAGCTTGAGTATTGAATTTTGATGAACCATAGCCAGCACCTTCTCCATTGGTCT containing:
- the LOC140943951 gene encoding melatonin receptor type 1B-like, which codes for MKSPEAQLQQMMEQLKARSKTEVILESGFFALILSILFVGNFTTLLIMILNRHMRTIPNMLVASLAVSDFGLGALCSGPLGLLAISTSDWPFNDATCQYQGYIAITMAVASTQTLTIMAVNRYFRIVNQRKYRRFFTKKKTTIIIIVSWLYSLFTPLPYVLSGHKMIFHPSKFFCYLQVNSGPFTAFLVTVNVGIPSNVIFYCYLKIFKSVGNHSNNFQSSRHGTSRAVKVKDIKIARTLFAIVIFFTLCWTPVLLIDVVDTIRGRWSFPREAYLAYSFLITISSALNPVIYGVMNKNFQKEYLKILRCSHCRTQVAVEPFLVEGRSRTTTFSENSLRVRKKENLNEERM